In Methylomonas sp. ZR1, one DNA window encodes the following:
- a CDS encoding alpha/beta fold hydrolase, which translates to MPEAAAGQHWLLLRGLCREAAHWGNFPDMLQQAFPRSTVSTIDLPGTGRYYQEPSPDSIEAITAQVRGQALDYGLLAKPVTLLALSLGGMVAWEWLQRYPHDIAAAALVNTSFAGLSPFYRRMRWQSYPQFFQLLLERDLYLRELAILQLVSNRQNLYAETAKAWTAIQQVRPISLANGIRQLKAAARYRPSQKKPETPLLILNGRGDRLVAPACSDAIHNKWQIDIFKHPWAGHDLCLDDGAWVANRLKDWINQTTV; encoded by the coding sequence ATGCCTGAAGCAGCAGCCGGGCAACATTGGTTGTTACTGCGTGGTCTATGCCGAGAGGCTGCACATTGGGGAAATTTTCCGGATATGTTGCAACAGGCTTTTCCGCGATCAACCGTCAGTACTATCGATTTGCCGGGCACCGGCCGATATTACCAAGAACCTAGCCCGGACAGTATCGAAGCGATAACGGCACAAGTCCGCGGCCAGGCTTTAGACTATGGTTTGTTGGCAAAGCCGGTAACGTTACTCGCACTATCACTCGGCGGCATGGTAGCCTGGGAGTGGTTACAGCGCTATCCGCACGACATCGCCGCTGCCGCTCTGGTCAACACCAGCTTTGCAGGCTTAAGCCCGTTTTATCGGCGCATGCGTTGGCAGAGCTATCCGCAGTTTTTTCAGTTATTACTGGAAAGGGATTTGTATCTCAGAGAACTGGCAATCCTTCAGCTGGTTAGTAACCGGCAAAATCTCTACGCGGAAACGGCCAAGGCCTGGACCGCCATACAGCAAGTTCGGCCTATCAGCCTTGCTAATGGAATCAGACAGCTAAAAGCAGCGGCACGCTATCGGCCTAGTCAGAAAAAACCCGAGACGCCGTTGCTGATATTGAACGGCCGGGGCGACCGATTAGTCGCACCGGCTTGTTCCGACGCCATTCATAACAAATGGCAAATCGACATCTTCAAGCACCCGTGGGCGGGCCATGATCTATGTTTGGACGATGGAGCCTGGGTAGCAAACCGTTTAAAAGACTGGATAAACCAGACTACGGTTTGA
- a CDS encoding H-NS family nucleoid-associated regulatory protein: MTDFNKLSEAELQAVIDNAEKALKERQSSKRKEVIAQIKELAASIGVTVDIQDGEKKSERKTGKVAARYRSPNDASLTWSGRGLAPKWMQELLASGRNKAEFEIK, encoded by the coding sequence ATGACTGACTTTAATAAACTATCCGAAGCCGAATTACAGGCTGTTATTGATAATGCCGAAAAAGCATTAAAAGAAAGACAATCCAGTAAACGTAAGGAAGTTATTGCGCAAATTAAGGAATTAGCGGCTTCTATCGGTGTAACGGTCGATATTCAAGACGGCGAAAAAAAATCCGAAAGAAAAACCGGCAAAGTTGCGGCTAGATACCGTAGTCCTAACGATGCGTCCTTAACTTGGTCTGGCCGTGGATTGGCACCGAAATGGATGCAGGAACTACTGGCCTCCGGTCGCAATAAAGCCGAGTTCGAAATTAAATAA
- a CDS encoding DUF2914 domain-containing protein produces the protein MADNKVVIKINYDRKHPSINAEPQTVTVWHIRRILVAVLVLVLMLIVLFSWFGGGDEDIDTQIDTTEKVQKLNTPDVEMVERQEPALLEKPVPAIVQQASANSESVKKIDSVKKPAAIILDRKVIRASLNTEPKDDEPGEPIKSPLRVIPNQSREVFYFSEIKNMKGRSLFHRWSRNGQIVHQKQLDMKDKITKVWSSKILSAKDKGEWQVQLTDKKGKVYSEVNFSVNPE, from the coding sequence ATGGCTGATAATAAAGTAGTTATCAAAATTAATTATGATAGGAAACACCCAAGCATAAACGCGGAGCCGCAAACGGTAACGGTTTGGCATATTCGCAGGATACTGGTTGCGGTTCTGGTGTTAGTTTTGATGCTAATAGTATTATTTTCATGGTTTGGTGGCGGCGATGAAGATATCGATACTCAGATCGATACCACGGAAAAAGTTCAAAAATTAAATACACCGGATGTTGAAATGGTTGAACGGCAGGAGCCTGCGCTATTGGAAAAGCCAGTGCCGGCGATAGTACAGCAGGCATCAGCTAACTCAGAAAGTGTTAAAAAAATAGACAGTGTTAAAAAGCCGGCGGCGATTATATTGGACCGCAAGGTTATCAGGGCCTCTTTAAATACCGAACCGAAGGATGATGAGCCCGGCGAACCGATTAAGTCGCCGCTGAGAGTTATTCCTAACCAATCCCGGGAAGTTTTTTATTTTAGTGAGATAAAAAACATGAAGGGTAGATCTTTGTTTCATCGATGGTCGCGTAACGGTCAAATCGTGCATCAAAAACAATTGGATATGAAAGATAAAATAACCAAGGTATGGTCTAGTAAAATCTTGTCTGCCAAAGATAAAGGCGAATGGCAAGTACAGTTGACGGATAAGAAAGGTAAGGTATATTCCGAGGTCAATTTTTCAGTTAACCCTGAATAA